The window gttttcttacatcATTAGTTCATATCATGCCCTGTGTGCGAGTTGTATAAGTCGAGTGTTATTCCGACAACAACCGATTATTTTTGATTTGTCATTATAGGCGAAACATTGCCCCTCACTTGTCACAATATTCAGACCTCCGCGTAATTTTCTCCCCGTGTTTAGTTCAGTCCCACTGACAATATAGCATTTTAACCATTTATGGAAATTGTCGTTATGAATGGGCACTGGCAACCACACACACAGGGCGACTAGTTGACATCACAAACGGTGTGAGAAATATCGCCCGTCGTGATTGGTCCGTGTTGGGTCACATGGGTTAGACTCATTGACACTGTGTTTCTGATGGGCCGTGATCTTGCAGTCAACTCTCGTATCAGTAAACAGCTGCGATGGTCCGGAGTGTATACTCGGACGGAGAGGGGAGATAGTACACTAAGTCAGGAGCACGGAGTTCCACGGATTCATTCACGGCACCGGAGTGGCAGAGAGAGGCAAGGCTCAGATAATCATGGAGAAATCGGCAACCATGGGGACAACTTTCGCTGACTACGGGGACCACGGTGGCGTGTATTCAACTATGAGGGGGTTGGACTATGTAGGAAACATGACCCAGGGTTTGTATCATGGTAAACACTATGCGACTTTGGAACCTCAATCTCAGACAAGTTGCTTCTCGCATCTTAGCGACCACACCGGCCAGAGAATTCATGATTTAAATCCCACGGGTTGTGCTTTGAATTATATATACAGCGGTGCGTCGTATGCGTACAGCCAGGGTTCCGATGCAAATCATTATCAGCAGGGCACAACGGACAGTAACGGGAACGGGGTTGAGTATACCCACATCCAAAGGCACGGCAGGACAACCTCGTCCACGCCCACCGCTCACTACAACGGTAATTATAGCGAGAATGCTACTAGTTTGAACACCACACCGGCGAGGAGCTCTCGGCTTGACCAGGGAAGCGATTCACGGCCGGTGAACAGTGACCCGGACCGGCAGACTACAGCGGCTACCGCACCCGCTGAACCGCAGCCAAACGGGGAGACAGGCATGTACAACTGGATGAAAATCAAGAGAAAACCACCCAAAACAGGTATGCTTTTAACACCTATGATTAATGACATCTCTTACATCACAGGTGGTCACAACATAATAGTTATGTCCACCTGGCTTATAGTCACAAAACACGGTTTTTAAATAGGCGTTTTGATTCAATCAACAATACATTGATACAAATACCTAAACTTACTGAGATATATTTTTCAGTATTACGTCAGTGTGTCGTTTGTTTGTCCTCAAAAAACACAACGATGCCGAGTGTCCGATACCCCTAAAACACCAATGACCTGAACAATTGAACTCCCGTCTGCCCATACGACCCATAGGAGACTATTCTATGCTAAGACCACATACCTACCGATGTATCGAACCGTTTTCTGTCAATTTATTTAATAGGCATACACAAATTACAAACTGAAACTCCAGGTGAGCAAGTAGTGAACGAAGAATGCCCGCGCCGTCTTGTGTCAATTCGTTTGCTCTGCGAGACACGTGTAGTCGTTGCCGACAGTCGCACTTTTTGACTCCGTGTGCCAAAGCTCGCTGCTAAACAATAACACGGTCTCTTGGTCACAGCGCGAGCAAAACAGCCAGGGCTGTCAGGAAAAATCTGCCCGTGTACGGTCGGGTAGGCTTCCGTATCAAACAACCGCTGCATCGCGTAACCTGTAAATGAGAAATATTTGGCGGCTTTAATAgtaggctgttttttttttccttttttctgcGAGGCCTATCTGCGGTCTGTTTGTCCCACTCAAAAGTCATCAAGTTGCAGTTTTCTTTATTATATAGGCATAGAGCTATATGAATTTGCTTTGTAATCAAAAATGGGGGAGGCAGTTTTGCGTGACGAAGCTGCTAATATCACCACGGCACGTAATTTATGCTTCATTCTACAAGGCAGATGTAATATATATTGTGTGAACTGCAGTTTGGGTTCTGGT of the Asterias rubens chromosome 3, eAstRub1.3, whole genome shotgun sequence genome contains:
- the LOC117288387 gene encoding homeobox protein Hox-B1a-like codes for the protein MEKSATMGTTFADYGDHGGVYSTMRGLDYVGNMTQGLYHGKHYATLEPQSQTSCFSHLSDHTGQRIHDLNPTGCALNYIYSGASYAYSQGSDANHYQQGTTDSNGNGVEYTHIQRHGRTTSSTPTAHYNGNYSENATSLNTTPARSSRLDQGSDSRPVNSDPDRQTTAATAPAEPQPNGETGMYNWMKIKRKPPKTVKAHEYSSSTGQQSPIGGSLGGVGGANNGRTNFTNKQLTELEKEFHFNKYLTRARRVEIATMLGLNETQVKIWFQNRRMKEKKKMKECIPGPVPSFHSSLTHHHHHSHHQQQQQQQQQQQQQQQHHTVHPSVAGTTPVSSIPDCELKAQPTAVYNGHNHNGTAVVVNSSGS